Part of the Onthophagus taurus isolate NC chromosome 11, IU_Otau_3.0, whole genome shotgun sequence genome is shown below.
taaggaaataaagaattttattgcGTTTTATTACTCTTTATAGATTTTCAGACAAATTGTATATATTCAAtccttttaataattaaattaaaattctgcAAATCAAAATTATCGAATTGTATgtaattttcattcaaaatctTAACCAATATCGTTCTTCCCTGAATTTGCGTCTCCTCTCGAACCACATGCTTGGAAATATGCCTGAACATTCAAATAAACgatctatctcttttaggcaTAATTTCTGCTGTTGGTGTttaatgatttcttgatgATCCAGTATTCATTTGAACACGTTTAAATCCTTCCAAGCTTCTTTCTTTTCCATACCAATATACaagtattttttatcttttttccaaaattcaaaaatcacCCATTCTTGTTAACATCAGGTTCCATAAACAACAACGCAGGCTTCTTTTTACTACATACAACGTCTAAATATCATACAGAATcagttattattagttttattattagcaGTTTTGCATGGTATTGTGGTGGCAGCTCCCATGATGATTGAGGCGTTATATATCTTGTTGAAAAGTGCTAAGTGGCTGTTGCATGTATCGATTGATCTTGGAATGAGATATATACTtgtgcagaatgtttaattttacttaGGTTTTTCAATTGATCCCAAAGATGACCAGCCTCGGCCAAACGCGACCTCAGCTAAACTCAGAACAAAGAATGTAAGATTTTGCTTAATTAAGCCTACAATTCATACAACACAGGTACTAAATTGAATAACGCAAACTACATTCACTTAAGACTAAGAATCTGTGATTACGCCTGATTAAGTCGCGCTCTCTTGCAATTGACACAAAATTGAACTATGCAAATTATAGTCTTGGTTAAATTACGGACTATGTATGATTTCGGCTGATTAAGTCGATATCTGCGAAAAACTGATCAACACATACTGCATTATCTAAAAGTGATTAATATATGTAGGAAGTGACTTTGGCTAAAATCTGAATAGAAAATGTAggattttgtttgtttaagcTGAGGTTGCTTGCTGTTGAGGCATTGTTACTAAATTGAACAATGAAAATTACAACCTCGACTGACCTTAGGACTGCAAAATACgcatataattttattatggaAATGTATGATTTCATCTCCACCACTAACACAATTAGTGCCATAATGCCAAACGCCTCAGATACATCCATAAACTCAACCCAACCTCAAAACATATTTATAGAAAAGCTATTGTacacaaatttagtttaatctTACTCTTCCACCATTTTGCCCATTATCGGCagcaaaaaaattcatttccaAGTCCAAAAGGTTACATTAAGATATTTAATCATTTCACATCTTAAGCCATCTCACGCAGCAGCTTCAATTTCTATCtataattaaaccaaaattgtaaaaaatctcattaattattcaaaatcgTTTGGTATAGGTAAACTTGTTTGAAATTTGcgataaattaattgattctaaacaaatgtttactcatgaaaataataataaatagttatttttaattatgtttaattttgctAGGTTAGTCAAGTTGTCGATAAGAAATAGGATATCGTTGAAATTGCCATCaagcaataattatttttgataaactttttatttaaatccaattatattttcaatcaATATCAACTTTGACTTTTGCTAATTagcataaaaattattattttcgcTATCGAATGAAAAATATTCAGAATTTATGACCTATACTGcatattttatcaacaatAATACCAAGCAATAACAATAAGATGGAGTTTAATGTTTACAAAGTCacctcaatttaaaaatattgttagaTAACGTACAATGTCAAATTCCACGCAAGGAACAGTTTAAATGGAGTGACGTGGCAAATTAAGCCACTTAagtcactttaaaaataacaagtaGCATCTATATAAGAGGAAAGGGGCTAAAATGTTGCAGATTAGTGCTTCGATATCACACAGAGTTAGTTTAAAGTtgcattaataaaatgtttgtgctatctgatttaattttaacaaaatggtTAATTTTACCAATAATCCTTATATTTTTAACGACTTATtggatgaaattaaaattttcttactgGAAGAAACGAAAAGTGCCTCATTTTAAACCATCATTTCCTTTTGGTaacgtaaatatttttaatggaacTCCATCGTTGGGacaaatttataatgatttttataaaaaagctaAAGCCCACGGATTTAAATACGCTGGTTATTATATGAGTATTGAGCCAGTGTTTGTAGCAATTGACCCAGAATGTATTAAACAACTActaattaaagattttccgAGCTTTCACGCCAGAGGATTTTATCATAACGAAAAGGATCAACCAATGAGTGCAAATATTTTCACGATCGATGGGCCGAAATGGCGAACTTTAAGGTATAAATTTTCTCCAACATTTACTATgggtaaaattaaatatatgtaCCAACTGGTTTTGAATTGCGAGAAACAATTATCTGAGATGATTTCAAAACATGCAAAAACAAAGATGCCCATTAATATAAAAGACATAATTAGTAGGTATACCACAGATACGATTAGTTCTTGTGCTTTCGGTGTCGATACGAATTCATTTGGTGAAAATcctgtgatacatcaaaacgTAACAACTTGTATTGAAAAAAGTACGACGTTTTTACGATTTGGATGTTTATATGTTTTGCCGAATGTTTGTCGGTTTTTTAAGGTGGGTTTATTCGTTGGTAACTATTTAAAGTACTTCGAAGATTTGATAATGGACACGTTTGAACAGAGGAAGAAAAATTTGGTTTATCGAACAGATTTCTTGCAAATGATGAAAGAAATGCAAGATCAAAAAATTCCAGAATTCGACGTTACTTTAGAAGAGATTAAATCCCAAgcgtttatatttttcttgggCGGATTTGAAACTTCATCTACTGCGATGACTTTTCTTTTCCTTGAATTAGCAGAAAATCCCGaaattcaagaaaaattaagaaacgaaattAATGAAGTTTCCGAGAAACACGGCGGAATTACTTTCGAAGCATTGCAAGAAATGAAGTATTTAAGTTGTGTTGTTGATggtatttaaaattgttttaaaatatttttgtattaatgaaataatttgttttagaaacTCTTCGAATGTATCCACCTGCAACCGTTTTAAACAGACGGTGCACTGAAGATTACACACTTCCAAACGGAGaagttttagaaaaagatACCAATATTATCATTCCAAATTTCGCTATCCAAAGAGATCCGGAATATTATCCTAATCCGGAAGTTTTTGATCCCGATAGATTTACCGAagaaaataaagctaaaagacCTCCTTATACTTATCTTCCGTTTGGAGATGGACCAAGAAATTGCATCGGTAAGTAAATTGTTCATAAAACGACTTagtattacaaatattaatttaattttaggcAGTAGATTTGGTTTGATCCAAATAAAAGTCGCCGTCTCCCATCtagttaaaaaattcaaatttagcGTCAACAAAAATATGGATACAACTCGTGATTACTCCtctcattttgttttaacgTTAAAACGAGATGTTATTTTAGATGTTGAAGAGGtttcataaatattgtaattttttattacacttgaaaaaaagaaaaatacattGTATAAAGTATCTGAattattttgatgttattctttattttttatgggcACCAttccaaaaacaattttgatctgttaaagttatttttcatgaaaattggaacaaaattattaagtgaaagaagattattttatttccaaaccattttttagtaaatttttcaCACAAGAAGAGTGTGGTTTGCggaaaaattgttacaaaagCCATAATATAGAACAACGGAAGACGAAACCacacattaaaaagtaaagGGAAGCGTAGGACCACTAataactataattaaaaaaagtagtacgggaaataaagaagaattaGTGGTGAAGATGTAAAAATCAAATCCCTTACTAGGTAAAAGTCTGCTCGAGGCTAAAGACAATTAGTCATTAATCAATACAATTCCTGGATCATAATCACCGTTGGAAATAAAATCATCacataaatatttcaatatatcTTTAGAGATGCCTAAAGCAGTGATAAACCATTAGTAATCAAGATAACCCTGATGCTCAGGAATCAAGCATCAGAGAGGAAGTCAGAAATGCAAATATTCAACAATTTTGGATTTATGACTAGGTTGTACCAACGATCTCGAAATATCTCTCTAGATATGCAAACAAACTTGTATAAAAGTATAGCGATTGCTCATCTAAAGAGAAGCCAAGCGAAGTATGATATTAAATCGTTGGGATCAACCGCTTAGAATAATCTGGCTTACTCAAAAGCAAGTCTTTGTGGCACCATATGCATCAACAGTCATAgagataaaacaataattaaaatagattttttaataaatgtactTGCAGCAGAGTTGGAATCATCAGTCTCACTTATTAGCACTCTTCAAAATTCATATTCCCGAAGTTAATCTTAATTTTGTGGGTGAGGTTATAATGTtggataaattttaattactgaTGCTTACAAAATTACTAACTACAGCATCGGCATGAAAATTAGGCATTTGGCAAAGAAGAAAATGGCAATCGCTGACAAATTATATCCTGGACGTGAAGAGCTTCAAATTACAATCTCATTgtgaatattttatgaaaaccATCATAACTGGAAGTGCTACTTTGTCATCCCTAAAGAAGAAGTTGCCAACAGATTTTGGAAAGGATACTGATTGTAATGCTATTATTGCCACCTTCAAATTTATGAGGTGAATATTCTTGATACATATCGTCCAAGTATGGATATTTTGTCAACACAACCTTTTTGATTTATCAATCATGATGAGGATCCCGACTTGTACGAATGCTGAGGctgcaaaaaattttgaaatagcaTAATAATATAGTCTCTTTGATCCAGGAACCATCACGAACCTTATCATTGAAATTAACATTATAGATGTGACATAACTTGGTACTGACTTTGTTGTGACTTTTTGATGTTGCATTTAATGTTTGCACTTACAAGATTCTCCGCAATGCTTAATTGCACCGCAAACCTCGTCAAATTAGCAAAGACTTAGTACTCTCTTTAGAGCGTCATCCAAACAATCAGCAAAAAACATTGATAATTTCTGACTCAGCTCAACCTTTCAGTACTTTCTGACAGTTAGAAAAGAGAAGCAGTCTGCaagaaaatgtgttaaatatctttaatttagGAAGGTGCGATAAGTACTTTAGATTTATCAATAAAGATTTAAGCATACTAAGaacattgtttaaaattaatgaataaataaaaaaataaataatagaaaattttagacaatattttccttttaatttcaattaaatttgcagTAACCAATAATCATTAATCTTGACATGaagtaataacatttatttttcctaATAATAACAGTTATTATGTAACTTGTGAACCTTGACTAGAAATTAGTTGATATAAACTCCTATAAATGCAATCCAAAAAGTGTCGCAGTTTATTGCTTCGTCTCGAAAACGTtagtttaaagtttaatttaaagatgATTGCGttatcttctttaattttaacaaaatggttaattttgccaataaTCCTTATATTTTTGACGACTTATtggatgaaattaaaattttcttactggaaaaaacgaaaagtgccaCATTTCAAACCATCATTTCCTTTTGGTaacgtaaatatttttaatggaacTCCATCGATAGGACAaatttataacgatttttataaaaaagctaAAGCCCACGGATTTAAATACGCTGGTTATTATATGAGTATTGAGCCAGTTTTTGTAGCAATTGACCCAGAATGTATTAAACAACTActaattaaagattttccgAGCTTTCACGCCAGAGGATTTTATCATAACGAAAAGGATCAACCTATGAGTGCAAATATTTTCACGATCGATGGGCCGAAATGGCGAACATTAAGGTATAAATTTTCTCCGACATTTACTTCgggtaaaattaaatacatgtACCAACTGGTTTTGAATTGCGAGAAACAATTATCTGAGATGATTTCAAAACATGCAAAAACAAAGATGCCCATTAATATAAAAGACATAATTAGTAGGTATACCACAGATACGATTAGTTCTTGTGCTTTCGGTGTCGATACGAATTCATTTGGTGAAAATcctgtgatacatcaaaacgTAACAACTTGTATTGAAAAAAGTACGACGTTTTTACGATTTGGATGTTTATATGTTTTGCCGAATGTTTGTCGGTTTTTTAAGGTGGGTTTATTCGTTGGTAACTATTTAAAGTACTTCGAAGATTTGATAATGGACACGTTTGAACAGAGGAAGAAAAATTTGGTTTATCGAACAGATTTCTTGCAAATGATGAAAGAAATGCAAGATCAAAAAATTCCAGAATTCGACGTTACTTTAGAAGAGATTAAATCCCAAgcgtttatatttttcttgggCGGATTTGAAACTTCATCTACTGCGATGACTTTTCTTTTCCTTGAATTAGCAGAAAATCCCGaaattcaagaaaaattaagaaacgaaattAATGAAGTTTCCGAGAAACACGGCGGAATTACTTTCGAAGCATTGCAAGAAATGAAGTATTTAAGTTGTGTTGTTGATggtatttaaaattgttttaaaatatttttgtattaatgaaataatttgttttagaaacTCTTCGAATGTATCCACCTGCAACCGTTTTAAACAGACGGTGCACTGAAGATTACACACTTCCAAACGgagaaattttagaaaaagataCCAATATTATCATTCCAAATTTCGCTATACAAAGAGATCCCGAATATTATCCTAATCCGGAAATGTTTGATCCTGATAGATTTACCGAAGAAAACAAAGCTAAAAGACCTCCTTATACTTATCTTCCGTTTGGAGATGGACCAAGAAATTGCATCGGTAAGTAAATTGTTCATAAAACGActtaatattacaaatattaatttaattttaggcAGTAGATTTGGTTTGATCCAAATAAAAGTCGCCGTCTCCCATCtagttaaaaaattcaaatttagtgTCAACAAAAATATGGATACAACTCGTGACTACTCCtctcattttgttttaacgTTAAAACGAGATGTTATTTTAGATGTTGAAGAGGtttcataaatattgtaattttttattacacttgaaaaaaagaaaaatacattGTATAAAGTACCTGAattattttgatgttattctttattttttatgggcACCAttccaaaaacaattttgatctgttaaagttatttttcatgaaaattggaacaaaattattaagtgaAAGAAGATTATTTTATTCCCAAAccattttttagtaaatttttcaCACAAGAAGAGTGTGGTTTGCggaaaaattgttacaaaagCCATAATATAGAACAACGGAAGACGAAACCACACATTAAAAAGTGAAGGGAAGCGTAGGACCACTAATAACTATAATTAGAAAAAGTAGTACGGgaaataaagaagaattaGTGGTGAAGATGTAAAAATCAAATCCCTTACTAGGTAAAAGTCTGCTCGAGGCTAAAGACAATTAGTCATTAATCAATACAATTCCTGGATCATAATCACCGTtggaaataaaatcattacataaatatttcaatatatcTATTTTTTAGAGATGCCTAAAGCAATGATAAACCATTAGTAATCAACATAACCCTGATGCTCAGGAATACAAGCATCAGAGAGGAAATGAGAAATGCAAATATGCAACAATTTTGGATTTATGACTAGATTGTACCAACGATCTCGAAATATCTCTCCAGATATGCAAACAAACTTGTATAAAAGTATAGCAATACCAAATCGTTGGGATCAACCGCTTGGAATAATCTGGCTTACTCAAAAGCAAGTCTTTGTGGCACCATATGCATCAACAGTCATAgagataaaacaataattaaaatagattttttaatgaatgtaCTTGCAGCAGAGTTGGAATCATCAGTCTCACTTATTAGCACTCTTCAAATTCATATTCCCGAAGTTAATCTTAATTTTGTGGGTGAGGTTATAATGTtggataaattttaattactgaTGCTTACAAAATTACTAACTACAGCATCGGCATGAAGATTAGGCATTTGGCAAAGACGAAAATGGCAATCACTGACAAATTATATCCTGGACGTGAAGAGCTTCAAACTACAATCTCATTgtgaatattttatgaaaaccATCATAACTGGAAGTGCTACTTTGTCATCCCTAAAGAAGAAGTTGCCAACAGATTTTGGAAAGGATACTGACTGCAATGCTATTATTGCCATCTTCAAATTTATGAGGTGAATATTCTTGATACATATCGTCCAAGTATGGATATTATGTCAACACAGTCTTTTTGATGTGTTAAGGCtgcaaaaattttgaaatggcATAACAATATAGTCTCTTTGATCCAGGAACAATCACGAACCTTATCATTGAAATTAACATTATAGATGTGCCATAACTTGGTACTGACTTTGTTGTGACTTTTTGATGTTGCATTTAATGTTTGCACTTACAAGATTCTCCGCAATGCTTAATTGCACCGCAAACCTCGTCAAATTAGCAAAGACGTAGTACTCTCTTTAGAGCGTCATCTAAACAATCATCAAAAAACATTGATAATTTCTGACTCAGCTCAACCTTTCAGTACTTTCTGacagttaaaaaaaagaagcAGTCTGCaagaaaatgtgttaaatatctttaatttagGAAGGTGCGATAAGTACTTTAGATTTATCAATAAAGATTTAAGCATACTAAGaacattgtttaaaattaatgaataaataaaaaaataaataatagaaaattttggacaatattttccttttaatttcaattaaatttgcagTAATCAATAATCATTAATCTTGACGtgaaataataacatttattttttctaataataacaGTTATTATGTAACTTGTGAACCTTGACTAGAAATTAGTTGATATAAACTTGTATAAATGCAATCCCAAAAGTGTTGCAGTTTATTGCTTCGTCTCGAAAACGTtagtttaaagtttaatttaaagatgATTGCGttatcttctttaattttaacaaaatggttaattttgccaataaTCCTTATATTTTTGACGACTTATtggatgaaattaaaattttcttactggaaaaaacgaaaagtgccaCATTTCAAACCATCATTTCCTTTTGGTaacgtaaatatttttaatggaacTCCATCGATAGGACAaatttataacgatttttataaaaaagctaAAGCCCACGGATTTAAATACGCTGGTTATTATATGAGTATTGAGCCAGTATTTGTAGCAATTGACCCAGAATGTATTAAACAACTActaattaaagattttccgAGCTTTCACGCCAGAGGATTTTATCATAACGAAAAGGATCAACCGATGAGTGCAAATATTTTCACGATCGATGGGCCGAAATGGCGAACTTTAAGGTATAAATTTTCTCCGACATTTACTTCcggtaaaattaaatacatgtATGAATTGGTTTTGAATTGCGAGAAACAATTATCTGGGATGATTTCAAAACATGCAAAAACAAAGATGCCGATTAATATGAAAGACATAATTAGTAGGTATACTACAGATACGATTAGTTCTTGTGCTTTCGGAGTCGATACGAATTCTTTTGGTGAAAATCCTGTATTACATAAAAACGCAACAACTTGTATTGAAGAAAGTACCACGTTTTTACGATTTGGATGTTTATATGTTTTGCCGAATATTTGTCGGTTTTTTAAGATGGGTTTATTCgttgataaatatttaaaatacttcGAAGATTTGATAATGGACACGTTTGAAcagaggaaaaaaaatttggtttatcGAACGGATTTCTTGCAAATGATGAAAGAAATGCAAGATCAAAAAATTCCAGAATTCGACGTTACTTTAGAAGAGATTAAATCCCAAacgtttatatttttcttgggGGGATTTGAAACGTCATCTACTGCGATGACTTTTCTTTTCCTTGAATTAGCAGAAAACCCTGaaattcaagaaaaattaagagacgaaattaatgaaatttccgAAAAACACGGCGGAATAACTTTCGAAGCGTTGCAAGAAATGAAGTATTTAAGTTGTGTTGTTGATggtatttaaaattgttttaaagtatttttgtgttaatgaaataatttgttttagaaacTCTTCGAATGTATCCACCTTTAACCGTTTTAAACAGACGCTGCGCTGAAGATTACACACTTCCAAACGgagaaattttagaaaaagataCCAATATTATCATTCCAAATTTCGCTATACAAAGAGATCCCGAATATTATCCTAATCCGGAAGTATTTGATCCCGATAGATTTACCGAagaaaataaagctaaaagacCTCCTTATACTTATCTTCCGTTTGGAGATGGACCAAGAAATTGCATCGGTAAGTAAATTGTTCATAAAACGACTTGgtattacaaatattaatttaattttaggcAGTAGATTTGGTTTGATCCAAATGAAAGTCGCCGTCTCCCATCTAGTTAAGAAATTCAAATTTAGTGTCAACAAAAATATGGATACTACTCGTGATTACTCCtctcattttgttttaacattaaaacaaGATGTTATTTTGGATGTTGAAGAGATTTCataacataattttaatttttatttttacacttgTACCTTtatacttcaaaaataatatattgcaCATAAATTACATTGATGTTCCTTACTCCATGATATTCCTGAATTGTActggtaatttttaatactttatcCACGCTAAAACAGTGTGGTTTTGTAGAAAAAATTGCTACAAAGGCCATAATATAGAACAATGGAAGACGAAACCACATCATAAAAAGTGAAGGGATGCGGAGGAGCTATcactaaaaaatataattaggAAGAAAGCACTAGA
Proteins encoded:
- the LOC111423698 gene encoding cytochrome P450 6a8-like; the protein is MFVLSDLILTKWLILPIILIFLTTYWMKLKFSYWKKRKVPHFKPSFPFGNVNIFNGTPSLGQIYNDFYKKAKAHGFKYAGYYMSIEPVFVAIDPECIKQLLIKDFPSFHARGFYHNEKDQPMSANIFTIDGPKWRTLRYKFSPTFTMGKIKYMYQLVLNCEKQLSEMISKHAKTKMPINIKDIISRYTTDTISSCAFGVDTNSFGENPVIHQNVTTCIEKSTTFLRFGCLYVLPNVCRFFKVGLFVGNYLKYFEDLIMDTFEQRKKNLVYRTDFLQMMKEMQDQKIPEFDVTLEEIKSQAFIFFLGGFETSSTAMTFLFLELAENPEIQEKLRNEINEVSEKHGGITFEALQEMKYLSCVVDETLRMYPPATVLNRRCTEDYTLPNGEVLEKDTNIIIPNFAIQRDPEYYPNPEVFDPDRFTEENKAKRPPYTYLPFGDGPRNCIGSRFGLIQIKVAVSHLVKKFKFSVNKNMDTTRDYSSHFVLTLKRDVILDVEEVS
- the LOC139431750 gene encoding cytochrome P450 6a8-like, translated to MQSKKCRSLLLRLENVSLKFNLKMIALSSLILTKWLILPIILIFLTTYWMKLKFSYWKKRKVPHFKPSFPFGNVNIFNGTPSIGQIYNDFYKKAKAHGFKYAGYYMSIEPVFVAIDPECIKQLLIKDFPSFHARGFYHNEKDQPMSANIFTIDGPKWRTLRYKFSPTFTSGKIKYMYQLVLNCEKQLSEMISKHAKTKMPINIKDIISRYTTDTISSCAFGVDTNSFGENPVIHQNVTTCIEKSTTFLRFGCLYVLPNVCRFFKVGLFVGNYLKYFEDLIMDTFEQRKKNLVYRTDFLQMMKEMQDQKIPEFDVTLEEIKSQAFIFFLGGFETSSTAMTFLFLELAENPEIQEKLRNEINEVSEKHGGITFEALQEMKYLSCVVDETLRMYPPATVLNRRCTEDYTLPNGEILEKDTNIIIPNFAIQRDPEYYPNPEMFDPDRFTEENKAKRPPYTYLPFGDGPRNCIGSRFGLIQIKVAVSHLVKKFKFSVNKNMDTTRDYSSHFVLTLKRDVILDVEEVS
- the LOC111423697 gene encoding cytochrome P450 6a8-like, whose amino-acid sequence is MQSQKCCSLLLRLENVSLKFNLKMIALSSLILTKWLILPIILIFLTTYWMKLKFSYWKKRKVPHFKPSFPFGNVNIFNGTPSIGQIYNDFYKKAKAHGFKYAGYYMSIEPVFVAIDPECIKQLLIKDFPSFHARGFYHNEKDQPMSANIFTIDGPKWRTLRYKFSPTFTSGKIKYMYELVLNCEKQLSGMISKHAKTKMPINMKDIISRYTTDTISSCAFGVDTNSFGENPVLHKNATTCIEESTTFLRFGCLYVLPNICRFFKMGLFVDKYLKYFEDLIMDTFEQRKKNLVYRTDFLQMMKEMQDQKIPEFDVTLEEIKSQTFIFFLGGFETSSTAMTFLFLELAENPEIQEKLRDEINEISEKHGGITFEALQEMKYLSCVVDETLRMYPPLTVLNRRCAEDYTLPNGEILEKDTNIIIPNFAIQRDPEYYPNPEVFDPDRFTEENKAKRPPYTYLPFGDGPRNCIGSRFGLIQMKVAVSHLVKKFKFSVNKNMDTTRDYSSHFVLTLKQDVILDVEEIS